The following are encoded in a window of Streptomyces sp. Go-475 genomic DNA:
- a CDS encoding polyprenol monophosphomannose synthase, with protein MNDGDGTLAAGAQGRKFGPLGTALVIIPTYNEAENIKSIVGRVRAAVPEAHVLVADDNSPDGTGKLADELAAEDDHVHVLHRKGKEGLGAAYLAGFRWGLERDYGVLVEMDADGSHQPEELPRLLTALKSADLVLGSRWVPGGRVVNWPKSREVISRGGSLYSRLALDLPLRDITGGYRAFRRETLEGLGLDEVASQGYCFQVDLARRAVKAGYHVVEVPITFVERELGDSKMSRDILVEALWRVTAWGVGERVGKVTGRVAKPPVAGHGAKPSVTRRDTKPSKP; from the coding sequence GTGAACGACGGCGACGGAACCCTCGCGGCAGGAGCCCAGGGGAGGAAGTTCGGCCCGCTCGGCACGGCCTTGGTGATCATCCCGACCTACAACGAGGCGGAGAACATCAAGAGCATCGTCGGCCGGGTGCGCGCGGCTGTCCCCGAGGCGCACGTGCTCGTGGCCGACGACAACAGCCCGGACGGCACGGGCAAGCTGGCCGACGAGCTGGCCGCCGAGGACGACCACGTCCACGTGCTGCACCGCAAGGGCAAGGAGGGCCTGGGTGCCGCCTACCTCGCGGGCTTCCGCTGGGGCCTGGAGCGCGACTACGGCGTGCTGGTCGAGATGGACGCCGACGGCTCCCACCAGCCCGAGGAACTGCCCCGGCTGCTCACCGCCCTCAAGAGCGCCGACCTGGTGCTCGGCTCGCGGTGGGTGCCGGGGGGCCGGGTGGTGAACTGGCCGAAGTCCCGCGAGGTGATCTCCCGGGGCGGCAGCCTCTACTCCCGGCTGGCGCTCGACCTGCCGCTGCGCGACATCACCGGCGGCTACCGGGCGTTCCGCCGCGAGACCCTGGAGGGCCTCGGCCTCGACGAGGTCGCCTCCCAGGGCTACTGCTTCCAGGTGGACCTCGCCCGCCGCGCCGTCAAGGCCGGCTACCACGTGGTCGAGGTGCCCATCACCTTCGTCGAGCGGGAACTCGGCGACTCCAAGATGAGCCGCGACATCCTCGTCGAGGCCCTGTGGCGGGTCACGGCGTGGGGCGTGGGGGAGCGCGTCGGCAAGGTCACGGGGCGCGTCGCCAAACCGCCCGTCGCGGGGCACGGCGCCAAGCCGTCCGTGACCCGCCGCGACACCAAGCCGTCGAAGCCGTGA
- a CDS encoding Lrp/AsnC family transcriptional regulator has translation MEELDRQIVQLLVKDGRMSYTDLGKATGLSTSAVHQRVRRLEQRGVIRGYAAVVDPEAVGLPMTAFISVKPFDPSAPDDIADRLAGVPEIEACHSVAGDENYILKVRVATPHELEELLARVRSLAGVSTRTTVVLSTPYEARPPRI, from the coding sequence ATGGAGGAGCTGGACCGACAGATCGTGCAGCTGCTCGTCAAGGACGGGCGGATGAGCTACACCGACCTGGGCAAGGCCACGGGGCTGTCCACGTCGGCCGTGCACCAGCGGGTGCGACGGCTGGAACAGCGCGGTGTCATCCGCGGTTACGCCGCGGTCGTCGACCCCGAGGCGGTGGGGCTGCCCATGACGGCGTTCATCTCGGTGAAGCCGTTCGACCCCAGCGCGCCGGACGACATCGCGGACCGGCTGGCCGGGGTGCCCGAGATCGAGGCCTGCCACAGCGTCGCGGGGGACGAGAACTACATCCTCAAGGTGCGGGTGGCCACACCGCACGAACTCGAAGAACTGCTGGCGCGGGTGCGGTCGTTGGCCGGGGTGTCCACACGGACGACGGTCGTGCTGTCCACGCCGTACGAGGCGCGGCCGCCGCGGATCTGA
- a CDS encoding MFS transporter — protein MGTDTVRTPPADGAAERSREQRGWYFYDWACSVYSTSVLTVFLGPYLTSVAESAADADGYVHPLGIPVRAGSFFAYSVSLSVIVAVLVMPLVGAAADRTGRKKPLLAGAAYLGATATTAMFFLDGDRYLLGGALLIVANAAQSVAMMLYNSYLPQIAPPGQRDAVSSRGWAFGYAAGSLVLVANLVLYTGHDGFGLSEGTAVRICLASAGLWWGAFALIPLTRLRDRKVTDREAALPGFRQLAATVRDMRRRPLTLAFLLAYLVYNDGIQTVISQASVYGSEELGLGQSTLIVAVLLVQVLAVAGALTMGRLARAYGAKRTILGSLVAWTVTLAAGFFLPAGAPMWFFVLAAGIGLVLGGSQALSRSLFSHLVPPGKEAEYFSAYEMSDRGMSWLGPLLFGLTYQLTGSYRDAIISLVAFFVLGFALLARVPVRRAIADAGNPVPDRI, from the coding sequence GTGGGCACCGACACCGTGCGGACACCGCCGGCCGACGGCGCCGCGGAGCGCAGCCGCGAGCAGCGCGGCTGGTACTTCTACGACTGGGCGTGCTCGGTCTACTCGACGAGCGTGCTCACGGTGTTCCTCGGCCCCTATCTGACCTCGGTCGCCGAGTCGGCGGCCGACGCCGACGGGTACGTCCACCCGCTGGGAATCCCGGTGCGCGCCGGGTCCTTCTTCGCGTACTCGGTGTCCCTGTCGGTGATCGTGGCCGTGCTGGTGATGCCCCTGGTGGGCGCCGCCGCCGACCGCACCGGCCGCAAGAAGCCGCTCCTCGCGGGCGCCGCGTACCTGGGGGCCACGGCCACGACGGCCATGTTCTTCCTGGACGGCGACCGCTACCTGCTCGGTGGCGCCCTCCTGATCGTCGCGAACGCGGCGCAGTCCGTGGCGATGATGCTCTACAACTCGTATCTGCCGCAGATCGCCCCGCCCGGGCAACGGGACGCGGTGTCCTCCCGGGGCTGGGCCTTCGGGTACGCGGCGGGCTCGCTGGTCCTCGTTGCCAACCTGGTCCTCTACACCGGGCACGACGGCTTCGGCCTCTCCGAGGGCACGGCGGTCCGCATCTGCCTGGCGTCGGCGGGGCTGTGGTGGGGCGCCTTCGCCCTGATCCCGCTGACCAGGCTGCGCGACCGCAAGGTCACCGACCGGGAGGCGGCCCTCCCGGGCTTCCGGCAGCTCGCCGCGACCGTCCGCGACATGCGCCGCCGCCCTCTGACGCTGGCCTTCCTGCTCGCCTACCTCGTCTACAACGACGGCATCCAGACGGTGATCTCCCAGGCCTCGGTCTACGGCTCCGAGGAACTGGGCCTCGGCCAGTCCACCCTCATCGTCGCCGTGCTGCTGGTGCAGGTGCTGGCGGTGGCGGGCGCGCTGACGATGGGCCGGCTGGCCCGGGCGTACGGGGCCAAGCGCACGATCCTCGGCTCGCTGGTGGCGTGGACGGTGACGCTCGCGGCCGGGTTCTTCCTGCCGGCCGGGGCACCCATGTGGTTCTTCGTCCTGGCCGCCGGGATCGGCCTGGTCCTGGGCGGCAGCCAGGCGCTGTCCCGCTCCCTGTTCTCCCATCTCGTCCCGCCCGGCAAGGAGGCCGAATACTTCTCCGCGTACGAGATGAGCGACCGCGGGATGAGCTGGCTCGGGCCGCTGCTGTTCGGGCTCACCTACCAGCTCACCGGGAGCTACCGGGACGCGATCATCTCGCTGGTGGCGTTCTTCGTGCTGGGATTCGCCCTGCTCGCCCGGGTTCCGGTACGGCGTGCGATCGCGGATGCGGGGAATCCGGTTCCTGACAGGATTTAG
- a CDS encoding amidohydrolase: MSESSAPTKTVLLRRGEVHSPADPFATAMVVERGQIAWVGSEGAAEAFADGVDEVIDLDGALVTPAFTDAHVHTTATGLALTGLDLSDAPSLEAALARVRDFAAARPDDRVLLGHGWDAARWPGGRPPTRAELDEATGHRPLYLSRIDVHSAVVTTALLDLVPGVTREDGPLTADAHHAVRAAAFAAVTPRQRTEAQRAALAHTVSLGIGTVHECAGPEISSEDDFTGLLRLAAEEPGPRVVGYWAEQDVAKARELGAVGAAGDLFVDGALGSHTACLHEPYADAGHTGRAYLDAAAVAAHVIACTEAGLQAGFHAIGDAAVDAVVEGVRAAAEKLGLARIRAARHRVEHAEMLTPESIAAFAELGLTASVQPAFDALWGGDDGMYAQRLGAERARSLNPFAALLRAGVPLAFGSDSPVTPLDPWGTVRAAAFHRTPDHRVSVRAAFTAHTRGGWRAVGRDDAGVLVPGAPADYAVWRTGELVVQAPDDRVARWSTDPRSGTPGLPDLTPGRDLPVCLRTVVGGRTVFVGPGE; the protein is encoded by the coding sequence ATGAGTGAGTCCAGTGCGCCGACGAAGACGGTTCTGCTTCGTCGTGGTGAGGTTCATAGTCCCGCCGACCCTTTCGCCACCGCGATGGTCGTGGAGCGGGGACAGATCGCCTGGGTCGGGTCGGAGGGAGCCGCCGAGGCATTCGCCGACGGGGTCGACGAGGTGATCGACCTGGACGGAGCGCTGGTCACCCCGGCGTTCACGGACGCGCATGTGCACACCACTGCCACCGGCCTCGCCCTGACCGGGCTCGACCTGTCCGACGCCCCCTCCCTCGAAGCCGCCCTCGCCCGGGTACGGGACTTCGCCGCCGCCCGCCCCGACGACCGCGTGCTGCTCGGACACGGCTGGGACGCCGCCCGCTGGCCCGGCGGCCGGCCCCCGACACGGGCCGAACTCGACGAGGCCACCGGGCACCGGCCCCTCTACCTCAGCCGCATCGACGTTCACTCGGCGGTCGTCACGACCGCCCTGCTCGACCTGGTCCCCGGCGTCACCCGGGAGGACGGGCCGCTCACCGCCGACGCCCACCACGCCGTGCGCGCCGCCGCGTTCGCCGCCGTCACGCCCCGGCAGCGCACCGAGGCACAGCGCGCCGCCCTCGCGCACACCGTCTCGCTCGGCATCGGCACGGTCCACGAGTGCGCCGGCCCGGAGATCTCCTCCGAGGACGACTTCACGGGACTGCTGCGGCTCGCCGCCGAGGAGCCCGGCCCGCGCGTCGTCGGCTACTGGGCCGAGCAGGACGTCGCCAAGGCGCGGGAGCTGGGCGCGGTCGGCGCCGCGGGCGACCTGTTCGTCGACGGCGCCCTCGGCTCGCACACGGCCTGCCTGCACGAGCCGTACGCCGACGCCGGGCACACCGGCAGGGCCTACCTGGACGCCGCGGCCGTCGCCGCCCACGTGATCGCCTGCACCGAGGCGGGGCTCCAGGCCGGCTTCCACGCCATCGGCGACGCGGCCGTGGACGCCGTGGTCGAGGGCGTGCGGGCCGCGGCCGAGAAGCTGGGCCTCGCCCGGATCCGGGCCGCCCGGCACCGGGTCGAGCACGCCGAGATGCTCACCCCCGAGTCGATCGCCGCCTTCGCCGAACTCGGCCTCACCGCCTCCGTCCAACCCGCCTTCGACGCCCTGTGGGGCGGCGACGACGGCATGTACGCACAGCGCCTGGGGGCGGAGCGGGCCCGGAGCCTGAACCCCTTCGCCGCCCTGCTGCGCGCCGGTGTCCCGCTCGCCTTCGGCTCCGACAGCCCGGTCACCCCGCTCGACCCGTGGGGCACGGTCCGGGCCGCCGCCTTCCACCGCACGCCGGACCACCGCGTCTCCGTGCGCGCCGCGTTCACGGCGCACACGCGCGGCGGCTGGCGGGCCGTGGGGCGGGACGACGCAGGCGTCCTGGTCCCGGGCGCCCCCGCCGACTACGCCGTGTGGCGCACCGGCGAACTCGTCGTCCAGGCCCCCGACGACCGCGTCGCCCGCTGGTCCACCGACCCCCGCTCCGGCACCCCGGGGCTGCCCGACCTGACCCCCGGCCGCGACCTGCCCGTCTGCCTGCGCACCGTGGTCGGCGGGCGCACGGTCTTCGTAGGGCCGGGCGAGTGA
- a CDS encoding RNA polymerase-binding protein RbpA, which yields MSERALRGTRLVVTSYETDRGIDLAPRQAVEYACEKGHRFEMPFSVEAEIPPEWECKVCGAQALLVDGDGPEEKKAKPARTHWDMLMERRTREELEEVLEERLAVLRSGAMNIAVHPRDSRKSA from the coding sequence ATGAGTGAGCGAGCTCTTCGCGGCACGCGCCTCGTGGTGACCAGCTACGAGACGGACCGCGGCATCGACCTGGCCCCGCGCCAGGCCGTGGAGTACGCATGCGAGAAGGGGCACCGCTTCGAGATGCCCTTCTCGGTCGAGGCGGAGATCCCGCCGGAGTGGGAGTGCAAGGTCTGCGGGGCCCAGGCACTCCTGGTGGACGGCGACGGCCCGGAAGAGAAGAAGGCCAAGCCCGCGCGTACGCATTGGGACATGCTGATGGAGCGACGCACCCGCGAGGAACTCGAAGAGGTCCTCGAGGAGCGTCTGGCGGTACTGCGCTCCGGTGCGATGAACATCGCTGTTCATCCCCGGGACAGCCGCAAGTCGGCGTAA
- the fxsA gene encoding FxsA family membrane protein, with translation MTTGAQTPSHPARPRRSRLRTFLPLGIAAWLVLEIWLLTLVAGASNGLVVFLVLLAGFVLGSVVIKRAGRRAFRKLSEALQQQQSGVMPAAARPNSEGNGLMMLGGLLLMIPGLVSDAVGLLLLLPPVQKAVSRTAERTFERKLREADPGTLGGAFQQARMHRPDGKVVQGEVIRDEPRDAPQGPRPPLTR, from the coding sequence ATGACGACTGGCGCTCAGACCCCCAGCCATCCCGCCCGGCCCCGGCGCTCCCGCCTGCGTACGTTCCTGCCGTTGGGGATCGCCGCGTGGCTCGTGCTGGAGATCTGGCTGCTCACGCTGGTCGCGGGGGCGTCGAACGGGCTGGTGGTGTTCCTCGTCCTGCTGGCGGGCTTCGTGCTCGGCTCGGTCGTCATCAAGCGGGCCGGCCGGCGTGCCTTCCGCAAGCTCTCCGAGGCGCTGCAACAGCAGCAGAGCGGTGTGATGCCCGCGGCGGCCCGGCCGAACAGCGAGGGCAACGGCCTGATGATGCTGGGCGGTCTGCTGCTGATGATCCCCGGCCTGGTGTCGGACGCGGTGGGCCTGCTCCTGCTGCTGCCCCCGGTCCAGAAGGCCGTGAGCCGCACCGCCGAGCGCACCTTCGAGCGCAAGCTCCGCGAGGCCGACCCGGGCACCCTGGGCGGCGCCTTCCAGCAGGCCCGGATGCACCGCCCCGACGGCAAGGTCGTCCAGGGCGAGGTCATCAGGGACGAGCCGCGGGACGCCCCGCAGGGGCCGCGCCCGCCGCTGACGCGTTGA